Proteins co-encoded in one Nyctibius grandis isolate bNycGra1 chromosome 14, bNycGra1.pri, whole genome shotgun sequence genomic window:
- the RNF185 gene encoding E3 ubiquitin-protein ligase RNF185, whose protein sequence is MASKGPTTSTSTKNSSTGGTSGSSSSNDAGDNANQDNTFECNICLDTAKDAVISLCGHLFCWPCLHQWLETRPNRQVCPVCKAGISRDKVIPLYGRGSTGQQDPREKTPPRPQGQRPEPENRGGFQGFGFGDGGFQMSFGIGAFPFGIFATAFNINDGRPPPAVPGTPQYVDEQFLSRLFLFVALVIMFWLLIA, encoded by the exons ATGGCGAGCAAAGGACCCACGACTTCTACATCAACAAAGAACTCCAGTACTGGAGGGACCAGCGGCAGCAGTAGCAGTAACGATGCTGGGGACAATGCTAATCAGGACAACACTTTCGAATGTAACATCTGTTTAGACACTGCCAAGGATGCGGTTATCAGCTTGTGTGGGCATCTCTTCTG TTGGCCTTGTTTACACCAG TGGCTAGAGACCAGGCCAAACAGACAAGTGTGTCCTGTATGCAAAGCCGGAATCAGTCGAGATAAAGTTATTCCTCTGTATGGAAGAGGTAGCACTGGGCAACAGGACCCCAG AGAGAAAACTCCACCACGACCCCAAGGACAGAGACCTGAACCAGAGAACAGAGGG GGATTCCAGGGCTTTGGGTTTGGCGATGGTGGCTTCCAAATGTCATTCGGAATTGGGGCGTTTCCCTTTGGTATATTTGCAACAGCATTCAACATAAACGACGGCCGACCTCCTCCAG ctgttcCAGGGACTCCTCAATATGTGGATGAGCAATTCCTATCCCGCCTCTTCCTGTTCGTGGCTCTGGTGATAATGTTCTGGCTGTTGATTGCATAA